A window of Panicum virgatum strain AP13 chromosome 8K, P.virgatum_v5, whole genome shotgun sequence contains these coding sequences:
- the LOC120646220 gene encoding probable cysteine desulfurase, whose translation MPSLQPVMAGGASGNDDGANSTTTLVSLLRARSERSAPEEERVEWVRSQLVGRDAEFETPFGRRALLYADHTATGRSLHYIEDYILKHVLPFYGNTHTEDSYVGSRTTRTARKAARYIKRCMGAGPGDALLFCGSGATAAARRLQEALGVAPCTPALRDAVRRLLRPEERWVVFVGPYEHHSNLLSWRRSLADVVEVPAGADGLVDLAALRSALAAPEHADRPMLGAFSACSNVTGVLTDTRAVARILHQHGAFACFDFAASGPYVDIDMRSGEMDGYDAVFLSPHKFVGGPGTPGILLMNRALYRLAGHPPSTCGGGTVAYVNGFSEEDTVYYDDIEEREDAGTPAIVQKVRAALAFWVKEHVGRGGAVALRERAYAEAAMARLRGNPNVEVLGNLTARRLPIFSFLVYPPGDTGTGGGGRRRLPLHGRFVARLLNDLFGIQARGGCACAGPYGHALLGVGEELSLRLRAAIVRGYHGVKPGWTRVSLAYYMSREEVRFVLAAVDFVAAHGHRFLPLYAFDWATGDWAFRRRTFKHHAMREELLREHHQEKKKSAAAAAGAGDDEHGGLGDGRYERCLEIATRIALSLPDTYDELVSSVPKGIDPDIILFRV comes from the exons ATGCCGTCGCTTCAACCGGTGATGGCCGGCGGAGCGTCGGGGAATGACGACGGTGCCAATAGTACGACGACGCTGGTGAGCCTGCTCCGGGCGAGGTCGGAGCGGAGCGCcccggaggaggagagggtggaGTGGGTGCGGTCGCAGCTCGTCGGCCGCGACGCCGAGTTCGAGACGCCCttcggccgccgcgcgctgctCTACGCCGACCACACCGCCACCGGCCGCAGCCTCCACTACATCGAGGACTACATCCTCAAGCACGTCCTCCCCTTCTACG ggaaCACGCACACGGAGGACAGCTACGTCGGCAGCCGGACGACGCGGACGGCGAGGAAGGCGGCGCGCTACATCAAGCGGTGCATGGGCGCGGGCCCCGGCGACGCGCTGCTCTTCTGCGGGtcgggcgccacggcggcggcgcggcggctgcaggAGGCGCTCGGGGTGGCGCCGTGCACGCCGGCGCTGCGCGACGCggtgcggcggctgctgcgccCCGAGGAGCGGTGGGTCGTCTTCGTGGGGCCCTACGAGCACCACTCCAACCTGCTGTCGTGGCGCCGCAGCCTCGCCGACGTCGTTGAGGTCCCCGCGGGCGCTGACGGGCTCGTCGACCTCGCCGCGCTCCGGagcgcgctcgccgcgcccgaGCACGCCGACCGGCCCATGCTCGGCGCCTTCTCGGCCTGCAGCAACGTCACCGGCGTGCTCACCGACACCCGCGCCGTCGCCCGCATCCTCCACCAGCACGGCGCCTTCGCGTGCTTCGACTTCGCCGCCAG TGGGCCCTACGTGGACATCGACATGAGGTCCGGGGAGATGGACGGGTACGACGCGGTGTTCCTGAGCCCGCACAAGTTCGTCGGCGGGCCGGGCACGCCGGGGATCCTGCTCATGAACCGCGCGCTCTAccgcctcgccggccacccGCCCTCCACCTGCGGTGGCGGCACCGTCGCCTACGTCAACGGCTTCAGCGAGGAGGACACCGTGTACTACGACGACATCGAGGAGCGGGAGGACGCCGGCACGCCGGCGATCGTGCAGAAGGTGCGCGCGGCGCTGGCGTTCTGGGTGAAGGAGCacgtcggccgcggcggcgccgtcgcgctGCGGGAGCGCGCCTACgcggaggcggccatggcgcggctgcGGGGCAACCCCAACGTGGAGGTGCTCGGCAACCTCACGGCGCGGCGCCtgcccatcttctccttcctcgtctACCCGCCAGGCGacaccggcaccggcggcggcgggcggcgccggctgccgctGCACGGTCGGTTCGTGGCCAGGCTCCTGAACGACCTCTTCGGGATCCAGGCGCGCGGcgggtgcgcgtgcgcggggcCCTACGGGCACGCGCTgctcggcgtcggcgaggagctctcgctccgcctccgcgcggcCATCGTGCGGGGTTACCACGGCGTGAAGCCCGGGTGGACGCGGGTGAGCCTCGCCTACTACATGTCCCGGGAGGAGGTCCGGTtcgtgctcgccgccgtcgacttCGTGGCCGCGCACGGGCACCGCTTCCTCCCGCTCTACGCCTTCGACTGGGCCACGGGGGACTGGGCGTTCCGGCGCCGGACGTTCAAGCACCACGCCATGAGGGAGGAGCTGCTGCGCGAGCACCaccaggagaagaagaagagcgccgccgccgccgccggcgccggggacgaCGAGCACGGCGGCCTCGGTGACGGCAGGTACGAGAGGTGCCTGGAGATCGCCACCAGGATCGCGCTGTCGCTGCCGGACACGTACGACGAGCTGGTGTCGAGCGTGCCCAAGGGAATAGACCCCGACATCATACTCTTCCGAGTGTGA